One segment of Gilliamella sp. ESL0441 DNA contains the following:
- the ftnA gene encoding non-heme ferritin, with the protein MLTDQMVKKLNEQLNLEFYSSNLYLQMSAWCDDQNFPSFGKFLRDHAGEERQHMERLFDYVLDCGSLALIGKIEAPESQYPSLLELFKVAYQHELKITKAINALVDYALTQKDFSTFNFLQWYVSEQHEEEKLFKSIVDKLELVGENKRDLFFMDKDFNKTLSESGLLTTND; encoded by the coding sequence ATGTTAACTGATCAAATGGTCAAAAAGCTTAATGAGCAATTAAATTTAGAGTTTTACTCTTCAAATCTGTACCTACAAATGAGTGCTTGGTGTGATGACCAAAATTTTCCATCTTTCGGAAAGTTTTTAAGAGATCATGCGGGTGAAGAACGCCAACATATGGAGCGTTTATTTGATTATGTTTTAGATTGTGGCTCCTTAGCTTTAATTGGCAAAATTGAAGCCCCTGAATCACAATATCCTTCTTTACTTGAATTATTTAAAGTGGCTTATCAGCACGAACTTAAAATTACCAAAGCAATTAATGCGCTAGTTGATTATGCGTTAACACAGAAAGATTTTTCGACATTTAACTTTTTACAATGGTATGTTTCTGAACAACATGAAGAAGAAAAACTCTTCAAAAGCATTGTCGATAAACTCGAATTGGTCGGTGAAAATAAGCGTGATCTATTCTTTATGGATAAAGATTTTAACAAAACGTTAAGTGAATCAGGTTTATTAACAACTAACGATTAA
- a CDS encoding phosphoribosyltransferase family protein: MRCLLCNMPLYLATHGVCSQCIKNLPQQNKVCHQCSLPHSLTTERCYRCIEHKPNWDMLISTSEYINPLKKLIHQLKFYRKAELALALARLMFLAWYKRRLSEGIIIPDLVTCVPLHHVRYWSRGFNQAELLAKPIAKWINRDFVPYLLVRRQRAIDQKTLSLKDRVKNVETLYLCRQNLSNKSVLLIDDIVTTGNTINAISQQLKKCGATYIQVICLCRTVL, translated from the coding sequence ATGCGTTGTTTATTATGTAATATGCCATTATATCTGGCAACTCATGGCGTTTGTAGTCAATGTATAAAAAATTTACCACAGCAAAATAAGGTATGTCATCAGTGTAGTTTACCTCATTCACTTACAACAGAGCGCTGTTATCGATGCATTGAACATAAACCAAATTGGGATATGCTAATTTCAACTAGCGAATATATTAATCCGTTGAAAAAATTAATTCATCAGCTTAAATTTTATCGAAAGGCAGAATTAGCTTTAGCTTTGGCGAGGTTAATGTTTTTGGCATGGTACAAAAGGCGATTATCAGAAGGTATTATTATTCCTGATTTGGTTACCTGTGTTCCGTTACATCATGTTCGGTATTGGTCTCGAGGATTTAATCAAGCAGAATTATTAGCAAAACCAATTGCAAAATGGATTAATCGCGATTTTGTTCCTTATTTACTTGTTCGAAGACAACGAGCTATAGATCAAAAAACTTTGTCACTTAAAGATCGTGTTAAAAATGTTGAAACACTTTATTTGTGTCGACAAAATCTTTCAAACAAATCGGTGTTGCTTATCGATGATATTGTAACAACGGGAAATACGATTAATGCAATTAGTCAGCAACTAAAAAAATGTGGGGCAACCTATATTCAAGTTATTTGTTTATGTCGAACAGTATTGTAA
- a CDS encoding tyrosine-protein phosphatase, which translates to MTSAVPIKNGINFRDLGGIKTQDGRQIRKGKLYRAGEFSRISEQEKDFLANELKLHYILDYRDPNEINRYPDNLWRHANYINVPANPLSDEVTASLTSEIEDDIFTIKKTSPFDFMIKLYQLLPFNNPAYQKLTDILLNGNGQPLVQHCAVGKDRTGIGVALTLFALGVSEDVVMQDYLLTEQLLKDFRDTILNQNKNQLTATELENQKVIFAAKEAYLTAAITAIKQRYQTIDNWLAQEYQLDNNKRKVLQDLYLI; encoded by the coding sequence ATGACATCTGCTGTACCAATAAAAAATGGAATTAATTTTCGTGATTTAGGTGGAATTAAAACACAAGATGGACGTCAAATACGTAAAGGAAAATTATATCGTGCAGGTGAATTTTCACGTATTAGCGAACAAGAAAAAGACTTCTTAGCGAATGAATTAAAATTACACTACATTTTAGACTATCGAGATCCGAACGAAATCAATCGTTATCCCGACAATTTATGGCGTCATGCCAACTATATTAATGTTCCGGCAAATCCATTAAGTGATGAAGTGACAGCCAGTTTAACCTCAGAAATTGAAGATGATATTTTTACCATTAAAAAAACGTCACCCTTTGATTTTATGATCAAACTTTATCAATTATTACCTTTCAATAATCCTGCTTATCAAAAACTTACTGACATTTTATTAAATGGTAATGGGCAACCCTTAGTTCAGCATTGTGCTGTCGGCAAGGATAGAACGGGCATTGGTGTCGCTTTAACACTGTTTGCATTAGGCGTGAGTGAAGACGTTGTCATGCAAGACTATTTACTTACCGAACAATTATTAAAAGATTTTCGTGACACCATTCTTAATCAGAATAAAAACCAATTAACGGCAACCGAACTTGAAAATCAAAAAGTGATTTTTGCTGCTAAAGAAGCATACCTAACCGCCGCAATAACGGCAATTAAACAGCGTTATCAGACTATTGATAATTGGTTAGCTCAGGAATATCAATTAGATAATAACAAAAGAAAGGTACTTCAAGACCTTTATCTAATTTAG
- the iscR gene encoding Fe-S cluster assembly transcriptional regulator IscR: MKLTSKGRYAVTAMLDVALHSNSGPVSLADISERQEISLSYLEQLFARLRKNGLVSSVRGPGGGYVLSRSMDQIAISSIVKAVDETVHATKCHGLDGCQGGVRCLTHTLWNDLSERIDDFLTSITLSELVNNKEVKAVASRQSNIKHTSIN, from the coding sequence ATGAAATTGACATCAAAAGGAAGATATGCAGTAACTGCAATGTTGGATGTGGCGTTACATTCCAATTCAGGCCCCGTATCTCTTGCTGATATTTCAGAACGTCAAGAAATCTCACTTTCTTATCTTGAACAACTGTTTGCCCGTTTACGGAAAAATGGATTAGTCTCAAGTGTTCGAGGTCCTGGTGGTGGTTATGTACTTAGTCGTAGTATGGATCAAATAGCTATCAGTTCTATTGTTAAAGCAGTTGATGAAACTGTACACGCAACAAAGTGCCATGGTCTCGACGGATGTCAAGGTGGTGTTAGATGTTTAACTCATACGTTATGGAATGACTTAAGTGAACGAATTGATGACTTTTTAACAAGTATTACATTAAGTGAATTAGTTAATAATAAAGAAGTCAAAGCTGTTGCTAGTAGACAAAGCAATATCAAACACACCAGCATTAATTAA
- a CDS encoding peptidylprolyl isomerase produces MMKKIITLLTAVFLSSLSFIALADTKVLLQTSMGDIELELDNEHAPITSKNFLDYVNKGFYENLIFHRVIPGFMIQGGGFNNQLKLKETNAPIKNEANNGLKNDRGTIAMARTNVIDSATSQFFINVVDNNFLNHDPSGDYGYAVFGKVIKGMDIVDKIVNVPTKRMGPYQDVPVEPIYIKKAIVMVESE; encoded by the coding sequence ATAATGAAAAAAATCATTACGTTACTTACAGCAGTGTTTCTATCTTCACTATCTTTTATTGCTTTAGCAGATACAAAAGTTTTATTACAAACAAGTATGGGAGATATTGAGCTTGAATTAGACAACGAACATGCACCAATAACTTCTAAAAACTTTCTTGATTATGTCAACAAAGGTTTTTATGAAAATCTTATATTCCATCGAGTCATACCTGGTTTTATGATTCAAGGGGGTGGATTCAATAATCAATTAAAACTTAAAGAAACTAATGCTCCTATCAAAAATGAAGCCAATAATGGATTAAAAAACGATCGAGGTACGATAGCAATGGCAAGAACAAACGTCATTGACAGCGCGACGAGTCAATTTTTTATTAACGTAGTCGATAACAATTTTCTTAATCATGATCCATCCGGAGATTATGGTTATGCTGTGTTTGGCAAAGTGATAAAAGGAATGGATATTGTAGATAAAATTGTAAATGTGCCCACTAAGCGAATGGGACCTTATCAAGATGTTCCTGTTGAACCAATCTATATCAAAAAAGCTATCGTAATGGTTGAATCAGAATAA
- the nfuA gene encoding Fe-S biogenesis protein NfuA, with the protein MITISESAQQHFKKLLANQPQDTQIRVFVMNPGTPSAECGVSYCPADTVEDSDIEEKFADFSVYIDEMSAPFLEETVIDYVTDELGSQLTLKAPNSKMRKVSDDAPLIERVNYTIQTQINPQLASHGGMVSLIELTEDNYVVLQFGGGCNGCSMVDYTLKEGIEKQLLMEFPELAGVKDVTEHQAGTHSFC; encoded by the coding sequence ATTATTACTATTTCTGAATCAGCTCAGCAACATTTCAAAAAACTACTAGCTAATCAACCACAAGATACACAAATCCGTGTCTTTGTCATGAATCCTGGTACGCCAAGTGCAGAGTGTGGTGTTTCCTATTGTCCTGCTGATACTGTAGAAGATAGTGATATAGAAGAAAAGTTTGCAGATTTTTCGGTATACATTGATGAAATGAGTGCACCATTTTTAGAAGAAACCGTTATCGATTATGTTACTGATGAATTAGGTTCGCAATTGACGTTAAAAGCGCCAAATTCCAAAATGAGAAAAGTCAGCGATGATGCACCTTTAATTGAACGCGTTAATTATACGATCCAAACTCAAATTAATCCTCAACTTGCCAGTCATGGCGGGATGGTAAGTTTAATTGAACTAACGGAAGACAATTATGTTGTACTTCAATTTGGAGGTGGATGTAATGGTTGTTCAATGGTTGATTATACGTTGAAAGAAGGAATTGAAAAACAATTATTAATGGAATTTCCTGAATTAGCAGGCGTTAAAGATGTGACTGAGCATCAAGCAGGAACACACTCTTTTTGTTAA
- the robA gene encoding MDR efflux pump AcrAB transcriptional activator RobA → MNQVSIISDLIVWIEKNLEQPLSIDHVAQKSGYSKWHLQRMFKEVTGQVLGTYIRHRRLTYAALSLRMTSKPILDIAMQYRFDSQQTFTRSFKKQFNETPASYRRAEFWDPTGLTPAIELNKTQLTLPEPTFVNMPKQTFWGITYKNNCNLSKLLEEENKLRSQFFHNYLSRYTHKNEILPDKIYAFNRILKSKENANEQELLYTIALEHNNQLEYIEQFVSDGGLYLCFKYIGRPENFKDFISQVHLAAMPALKVHLRSGCLIEIHHNRDKNTVETAKDIQRMECDYCVPVATENDVLMKQNS, encoded by the coding sequence ATGAATCAAGTCAGCATTATTTCAGATCTTATCGTTTGGATTGAAAAAAATCTGGAGCAGCCTTTGTCTATTGATCATGTTGCTCAAAAATCAGGTTATTCAAAGTGGCATTTACAACGTATGTTTAAAGAGGTAACCGGTCAGGTACTTGGTACTTACATTCGTCATCGTAGGTTAACTTATGCTGCACTTTCTTTACGAATGACGAGTAAGCCGATTTTAGATATTGCCATGCAATATCGTTTTGATTCTCAGCAAACATTTACCCGTTCTTTTAAAAAACAGTTCAATGAAACCCCAGCAAGTTATCGACGTGCTGAATTTTGGGATCCAACTGGATTGACACCTGCAATCGAGCTTAATAAAACCCAGCTTACACTTCCTGAACCTACATTTGTTAATATGCCAAAACAGACATTTTGGGGTATTACTTATAAGAATAACTGTAATTTAAGTAAATTATTAGAGGAAGAAAATAAATTACGCAGTCAATTTTTTCATAATTATCTTTCCCGCTATACTCACAAAAATGAAATTTTGCCAGATAAGATTTATGCCTTTAACCGAATCTTGAAAAGCAAAGAAAATGCTAATGAACAAGAATTACTCTACACTATAGCGTTAGAACACAATAATCAACTTGAATATATAGAACAATTTGTTAGTGATGGTGGTTTGTATCTTTGTTTTAAATATATTGGAAGACCAGAAAATTTTAAAGATTTTATTTCTCAAGTTCATTTAGCTGCGATGCCTGCTTTAAAAGTTCATTTACGTTCTGGATGTCTAATCGAAATTCACCATAACCGCGATAAAAATACGGTTGAAACTGCTAAGGATATTCAACGAATGGAATGTGATTATTGCGTCCCTGTTGCTACAGAAAATGATGTTCTTATGAAGCAAAATTCGTAG
- the trpR gene encoding trp operon repressor yields MKTQEWKQTVELLHQAFKDGYSLDIFKLLLTVDERDALITRVKIIHSLLDGSINQRQLKEQLGIGIATVTRGSNSLKEASPKFKTWLEKTLLK; encoded by the coding sequence ATGAAAACTCAAGAATGGAAACAAACGGTAGAATTATTACATCAAGCATTTAAAGATGGCTATTCCCTTGATATATTTAAATTGCTCTTAACAGTAGACGAACGTGATGCTTTAATAACTCGGGTTAAGATAATTCATTCATTACTTGACGGTTCAATTAATCAAAGACAACTTAAAGAACAATTAGGTATTGGAATTGCAACTGTGACACGAGGTTCAAATAGCTTAAAAGAAGCATCTCCAAAATTTAAAACATGGTTAGAAAAAACATTATTAAAATAG
- the sltY gene encoding murein transglycosylase, with protein sequence MKSLARYILIVGLLFTNHVIAITTQQDLRDKYKKWLNSYQSLNFNEQSALLNSLEDYPLYPYAAVQYFQKNIKSISPQAVREFVNHYNDFPLTASLSQSFLAELTNRQDWNAIIHFPIDNSTSSNCRYQYALLKQGKNQSVFDTVESLWLTGNELPSACDPLLNEWTKAGKQTANLILLRIELAIKANNLKLARYLTNLLNADYKTTKNNLNALIDDPKKLEDFSKNIKRSNFTKNIVLASFPRLVKADMNFAQLLLPKLEKQQHFSEVELIALQKYLANRFFNDSATNEQIKWRDDYIAKYHDTSLVEKRIRFAIDENNFKEIAYWLSKLTSEDKLKEDWQYWQARVYLNNKKKNEANAIFKKLSANRGFYGMVSAQMLNQPYSLNNQSTKSSKSEISKLKTKYDNLPVIKRINELRFWKMLSESSREWRYMLNNINESDDYLDLAKYAFQKGWGDLSIQATISGKLWNNWTERLPIMYKEIYVNALKGKAIPLSYALAISRQESAMDTRVQSPAGAKGLMQLMPATAKETSKKVSSVSYYSSNQLFEPITNIELGTYFLNNVYQQNGNNRILASAAYNAGPNRVKNWLKNSNGKLDAVAFIDSIPFTETRNYVKNVLVYDYIFQNILGQKNHNILTSNEINRKY encoded by the coding sequence ATGAAATCATTAGCACGTTATATTTTGATAGTAGGATTACTTTTTACTAACCATGTAATTGCAATTACTACTCAACAGGATTTGAGAGATAAATATAAAAAATGGCTAAATTCCTATCAATCGTTAAATTTTAATGAACAATCTGCATTACTTAATTCGTTGGAAGATTATCCTCTATATCCCTATGCAGCAGTACAATATTTTCAAAAAAATATTAAATCAATTTCACCTCAAGCAGTCCGTGAATTTGTTAACCATTATAATGATTTTCCTTTAACGGCTTCATTATCTCAATCTTTTTTAGCTGAGTTAACTAATCGTCAAGATTGGAACGCAATTATCCATTTTCCAATCGATAACTCAACATCATCAAATTGTCGCTATCAATATGCTTTATTAAAACAAGGAAAGAATCAATCTGTTTTTGATACAGTCGAATCATTATGGCTTACAGGTAATGAATTACCTTCTGCATGTGATCCATTACTCAATGAATGGACTAAAGCAGGAAAACAAACCGCTAATTTGATTTTATTACGCATTGAACTGGCTATTAAGGCTAACAATTTAAAACTAGCACGTTATCTAACAAACCTCCTAAATGCTGACTATAAAACAACTAAAAATAATTTGAATGCGCTAATTGATGACCCGAAAAAATTGGAAGATTTTTCAAAAAATATTAAAAGAAGTAATTTTACTAAAAACATTGTTTTAGCTTCTTTTCCCCGTTTAGTTAAAGCAGATATGAATTTTGCTCAACTGTTGTTACCTAAACTTGAAAAACAACAACATTTTAGTGAAGTCGAACTCATTGCATTACAAAAGTATTTAGCAAATAGGTTTTTTAATGATTCTGCGACAAATGAACAAATAAAATGGCGTGATGATTATATTGCCAAATATCATGACACATCATTAGTTGAAAAACGCATTCGTTTTGCGATTGATGAAAATAATTTTAAAGAAATTGCCTATTGGTTATCAAAATTAACGTCAGAAGATAAATTAAAAGAGGATTGGCAATATTGGCAAGCACGCGTATATTTAAACAATAAGAAAAAAAATGAAGCTAATGCTATTTTCAAAAAATTATCTGCTAATCGTGGCTTTTATGGTATGGTCAGCGCTCAAATGCTTAATCAACCCTATTCTCTTAATAACCAATCAACTAAAAGTTCAAAATCAGAAATTTCTAAATTAAAAACAAAATATGATAATCTGCCTGTTATAAAACGTATCAATGAACTACGTTTTTGGAAAATGTTATCAGAATCAAGCCGTGAATGGCGATATATGTTAAATAATATAAATGAATCAGATGATTACCTAGATTTAGCCAAATATGCTTTTCAAAAAGGCTGGGGAGACTTAAGTATTCAAGCAACTATTTCTGGAAAGCTTTGGAATAACTGGACAGAACGTCTACCAATCATGTATAAAGAAATATATGTTAATGCGCTAAAAGGAAAAGCAATACCACTTTCTTATGCCTTAGCAATTTCACGTCAAGAAAGTGCAATGGATACGCGTGTACAATCACCTGCTGGAGCAAAAGGTCTAATGCAATTAATGCCTGCTACAGCCAAAGAAACGTCCAAAAAAGTCAGTTCGGTTAGTTATTATTCTTCAAATCAATTATTTGAACCTATAACTAATATTGAACTCGGAACATATTTTCTCAATAATGTTTATCAACAAAATGGTAACAACCGTATTTTAGCTTCAGCCGCTTACAATGCAGGCCCGAATCGAGTTAAAAATTGGCTTAAAAATAGTAACGGAAAACTTGATGCAGTAGCTTTTATTGATAGCATTCCTTTTACTGAGACACGTAACTATGTTAAAAATGTTTTGGTTTATGATTATATTTTTCAAAATATATTAGGTCAAAAAAATCATAATATTCTTACTTCTAATGAGATTAACAGAAAATATTAA
- the metC gene encoding cystathionine beta-lyase has translation MSLQTKLVNAGRKKRYTQGAVNSVIQRASSLVFDTVAAKKEATENRAKGALFYGRRGTLTHFSLQDAMIEIEGGAGCYLYPCGAAAIANAILAFVKTGDHILVSEASYEPTQEFCNHILKDLGVETDYFSPLVGRYITNHIKPNTKVVFLESPSSITMEVHDVPAIVKAIRHVNPDIIIMMDTTWAAGVLFKALDHDIDISIQAGTKYLIGHSDAMLGTAVANERCWDRLRERSYLMGQMCDADTAYMAARGLRTLAIRLKQHHESGLKIAKWLANHPQVATVNHPALESCKGHEFFKRDFTGASGLFSFILHDRLSDVQLSDFLDNLTHFSMAYSWGGFESLILANQPEELAKIRPVSGISFTGTLIRLHIGLEDPEDLIADLAAGLERINQHNHKANALQSLV, from the coding sequence ATGTCATTACAAACCAAATTAGTGAATGCTGGTCGCAAAAAACGCTATACCCAAGGCGCTGTAAATTCGGTAATTCAGCGTGCTTCTTCATTAGTCTTCGATACTGTCGCTGCAAAAAAAGAAGCAACAGAAAATCGAGCCAAAGGGGCACTATTCTATGGACGCCGAGGCACATTAACCCACTTTTCACTTCAAGATGCCATGATTGAAATTGAAGGCGGAGCCGGATGTTATCTTTATCCATGTGGTGCAGCTGCAATTGCTAATGCCATTTTAGCTTTTGTAAAAACAGGGGATCATATCCTTGTATCCGAAGCCAGCTACGAACCAACTCAAGAATTTTGTAATCATATTTTAAAGGATCTTGGCGTCGAAACCGATTACTTTTCACCTTTAGTTGGTCGCTATATCACTAACCATATTAAACCGAATACCAAAGTCGTATTTTTAGAATCGCCAAGCTCAATTACCATGGAAGTGCATGATGTGCCTGCCATTGTAAAAGCAATTCGCCATGTAAATCCTGATATTATTATTATGATGGATACAACTTGGGCTGCTGGTGTATTATTTAAAGCCTTAGATCATGATATTGATATCTCAATTCAGGCAGGCACAAAATATTTAATTGGTCATTCTGATGCAATGTTAGGTACCGCGGTTGCTAATGAAAGATGCTGGGATAGACTACGAGAACGTTCTTATTTAATGGGACAAATGTGCGATGCCGATACGGCTTATATGGCAGCACGAGGGTTACGCACCTTAGCTATCAGATTAAAACAACATCATGAAAGTGGATTAAAAATAGCAAAATGGTTGGCTAATCACCCGCAAGTTGCAACAGTGAATCACCCAGCATTAGAAAGTTGCAAAGGACATGAATTTTTTAAGCGTGATTTTACGGGAGCAAGTGGACTATTTTCTTTTATACTTCATGATCGCCTAAGTGATGTTCAACTTTCCGATTTTCTGGATAATTTAACCCATTTCTCTATGGCTTATTCATGGGGCGGATTTGAGTCATTAATTTTAGCCAATCAACCGGAAGAACTAGCTAAAATTAGACCTGTTTCGGGTATTAGTTTTACAGGCACACTCATCCGATTACATATCGGTCTTGAAGATCCTGAAGATTTAATTGCGGATCTTGCTGCTGGTTTAGAAAGAATCAATCAGCATAATCATAAAGCAAATGCACTACAAAGCTTAGTATAA
- a CDS encoding 4'-phosphopantetheinyl transferase superfamily protein, protein MNTGFSIMLIVQLANLNTATINYALLSEQIINDANQMNGQRKKQFLICRSILADLLNQYCHCSTLPTIVIGENSRPCFLDQTLPDFNISHSQDRVAVAISLNGKVGLDIELARQRKHYLKVAENFFDNDEYQWMIAQTDTLSAFWQLWTLKESALKLYAKGVWQMKSVKIDLNHQLIHAPFASHFYYQYQQVDDVHLAVNSSVPITRFILQR, encoded by the coding sequence ATGAATACTGGCTTTTCAATTATGCTAATCGTCCAACTTGCCAATTTAAATACGGCGACAATTAATTATGCGTTGTTATCAGAGCAAATTATCAACGATGCCAATCAGATGAATGGGCAACGTAAAAAACAGTTTTTAATTTGTCGTTCGATATTAGCAGATTTGCTTAATCAGTATTGCCATTGCTCTACCTTGCCAACAATCGTAATCGGTGAAAATAGTCGCCCATGTTTTTTAGATCAAACTCTTCCCGATTTTAATATCAGCCATAGCCAAGATAGGGTAGCTGTCGCGATATCTTTAAACGGTAAAGTAGGTTTAGATATTGAACTTGCTCGCCAGCGTAAACACTATTTAAAAGTAGCAGAAAACTTTTTTGATAATGATGAATATCAATGGATGATAGCGCAAACCGATACATTATCGGCTTTTTGGCAACTATGGACGTTAAAAGAGTCTGCTTTAAAGCTGTATGCGAAAGGTGTTTGGCAAATGAAATCTGTTAAAATTGACCTTAATCACCAATTGATTCATGCTCCTTTTGCAAGTCATTTTTATTATCAATATCAGCAGGTTGACGATGTCCATTTGGCGGTCAATAGTAGTGTGCCAATAACAAGGTTTATCTTACAACGTTAA
- a CDS encoding tetratricopeptide repeat protein, whose protein sequence is MKKLLFIVLTSLYSSSIYAIQCHVPNEQEEYEEIIEICNEEAEQGLVDAQYNLAVLYDKSDKGDEYKKKAAYWYQKAAEQGDVDAQFNLALMYDEGEGVEKDKKKAIYWYQKAADQNDPDALNNLGAMYYYGEGVEEDRALADKYFKQACDLGTKEGCENYSK, encoded by the coding sequence ATGAAAAAGTTATTATTTATTGTATTAACCTCTTTATATTCATCATCTATCTATGCAATTCAATGTCATGTACCTAATGAACAAGAGGAATATGAAGAAATTATTGAAATTTGTAATGAAGAAGCTGAACAAGGTTTAGTTGATGCACAATATAATTTGGCTGTTTTGTATGATAAGAGCGATAAGGGTGATGAATATAAAAAGAAAGCCGCTTATTGGTATCAAAAGGCAGCAGAACAAGGTGATGTTGATGCACAGTTCAATTTAGCTCTTATGTATGATGAGGGAGAAGGCGTTGAAAAGGATAAGAAAAAAGCGATATATTGGTATCAAAAAGCAGCTGATCAAAATGATCCCGATGCGTTGAATAATCTTGGTGCTATGTACTATTATGGTGAAGGAGTTGAAGAAGATAGAGCATTAGCAGATAAGTACTTTAAACAAGCTTGCGACCTTGGAACAAAAGAAGGATGTGAAAATTATAGCAAATAG
- the pepB gene encoding aminopeptidase PepB: MLMSMLSILLSEKPAPSQWGKDALLSFSDESITIHYKTEHRLGAIQRAGRKLDNQGIKSVKLSGQGWDLEACWHFWLGYRNAKNNNKVTWAKLDRKDKAELTHRLTIIDWCRDIVNQQAETLSPLELATQSAKLISQYSTDVTYKIISGEALKEHDYMGIYTVGKGSDRPAALLELDYNPGKNPTTPITACLVGKGITFDSGGYSLKPSSFMESMRSDMGGAALVAGALALAIARGINHRIKLYLCCADNLVSGSAFKLGDIICYRNGKTVEIDNTDAEGRLVLADGLICADNDKPHYIIDCATLTGAAKIAVGNDYQSLLSFDDKFAQLLLASSDIEHEAFWRLPLAEFHRSQFPSSFADMSNSGLPNTAGASTAAAFLSHFIKNYQQNWLHIDCSATFRKSATALWATGATGVGVRTIANLLSKLK; this comes from the coding sequence CTGCTTATGTCGATGTTATCTATTTTACTTTCTGAAAAACCTGCACCCTCGCAATGGGGTAAAGATGCACTACTGAGTTTTTCAGATGAATCAATTACCATTCATTATAAAACTGAGCATCGTTTAGGGGCAATTCAACGTGCAGGGCGTAAACTCGATAATCAAGGTATTAAATCGGTTAAACTTAGTGGTCAAGGATGGGATTTAGAAGCTTGTTGGCATTTTTGGTTGGGTTATCGTAATGCAAAAAACAACAATAAAGTCACTTGGGCAAAGCTGGATAGGAAAGATAAAGCAGAATTAACACATCGTCTGACCATTATTGATTGGTGTCGAGATATTGTTAACCAGCAAGCGGAAACATTGAGCCCACTTGAATTAGCTACGCAAAGTGCCAAACTCATCAGTCAATATTCGACAGACGTAACATACAAAATTATTTCAGGCGAAGCATTAAAAGAGCATGATTATATGGGGATCTATACTGTTGGTAAAGGCTCAGATAGACCGGCAGCGCTACTTGAACTTGATTATAATCCGGGTAAAAATCCAACAACACCGATTACTGCTTGTTTAGTGGGTAAAGGGATCACATTTGATTCTGGTGGTTATAGTTTAAAACCAAGTAGTTTTATGGAGTCGATGCGCTCAGATATGGGCGGAGCAGCGCTAGTCGCTGGTGCATTAGCGCTTGCTATTGCACGAGGCATAAATCACCGTATTAAACTTTATCTATGTTGTGCAGATAACTTAGTGAGTGGTAGCGCTTTTAAACTCGGGGATATTATTTGTTATCGTAATGGTAAAACAGTTGAAATTGATAATACCGATGCTGAAGGTCGTTTAGTGTTAGCCGATGGGTTAATTTGTGCCGATAATGATAAACCACATTATATTATCGATTGTGCAACATTGACGGGTGCAGCAAAAATTGCGGTGGGTAATGATTATCAATCACTACTTTCATTTGATGATAAATTTGCTCAATTGTTATTGGCAAGTAGCGATATTGAGCATGAAGCATTTTGGCGTTTACCGTTAGCCGAATTTCATCGCTCTCAATTTCCTTCATCATTTGCAGACATGTCCAATTCTGGATTACCTAACACAGCAGGGGCAAGTACTGCAGCGGCATTTTTATCACATTTTATTAAAAATTATCAGCAAAACTGGTTACATATCGATTGCTCAGCCACTTTCCGTAAAAGTGCAACTGCATTATGGGCAACAGGAGCAACAGGTGTTGGGGTAAGAACTATCGCTAACTTATTAAGTAAATTGAAATAA